The genomic DNA GACATATTCGGGAAATTCAAGCCCAATTTTGGAGGCTTGAATCTCAATAGATGAATTTGTTACCGGAACATAAGGTGCCTCACGCAGATATTTAGGTGTAATTCCGGCTAATAAATGCACCATTGTTGTATTCCCTGCGGCAACAAGATAGGATATCTCCTGGCGGGTGATGTTTTTCTCGTTAAGTATTTGAGTGATGAGTAATTCTATGGTTTTGACCACCGCCTCTTGCAATATTTTAAGCCCATCACCCTTTAACGAATACACTATCCGCGTAATCACATCTTCTCCGTAGCCAATCTGAGCATTGTAGTCTGAGACCGTGGCGAGAATCTCTCCGGACGAAAGGTTAATTAATCGAACATAAATTGAGGTTGTCCCAACATCAATGGCAAGGGCAAAATGTCTATCCTGTGTATTCCCCTCTTCAATATTTACTATCTTTGGTTTATTTTTCTCCTCTTCAAGTAAGGTTAGAGTAATCTTAAAGTTTGATTCTCTCAAGGTCTGTGGCAGTTTGTTTAAAGAAAAAAGGTTAATTGAACAATCTTTATATGTTGACTTAATTGCTCTTTTAACACGGGAGAAATCATCGATATTATCCTCTTTAGTTGGAGGGGGTAATTCAAGATAGTATTTATTCAATAGGGGGTCGAGTTTATAATCTGGTCTTATGTCTTTCAGGGATTCTGGGATAAGAAGTCGTTTTGAAACAGATTCTTCCAGCAAGCGTTTATCTGAAAATTGGGATTCTGCCGGAATTCGGACAGTTAGGTCACTCTTTATCTTAGAAACACAGGCTAATCTGTAGCCCTTTTTTATTTCTTCAGCCGTGAGTTTTTCTGATATTCCGCCTTCGATTGTGCCTGATTCAATGATAACCTTGCATTTTCCACAGGTGTGATTTCCACCGCAAGAGGCGGTGATATAAAGCCCAGCCGCCGCCGCTACACGAAGCAAACTCTCACCATCAGCCGCATTACCTATTTCTCCACCTGGATAAAAGATAACCTTATGTTGTTCCATTGCATAGATAATTATATGTCATTTAAGGCATTTTGTCAACCGCTATTTACAAAGAAACCTGATACATAGTTTTCTTGACTTGTTATCAAATTTATGGTATAATTACCTTGATGGATATTTTAAAAGACCTGAATCCACAACAAAAAGAGGCAGTGTTACATACCAATGGACCTTTATTGGTTTTAGCCGGGGCTGGTTCGGGCAAAACCCGTGTAATTACCTATCGAATTGCTCATTTACTTACTCAAGGTGTAAAACCAGAGAATATCCTTGGCGTAACATTTACAAATAAAGCCGCAGATGAGATGAAAAAGCGTGTAGAACTTCTTTTAGGGAACTTCTTTAGTCGCTCAAGATTCTGGATTAGCACATTTCATTCTGCCTGCGTGAGAATCCTCCGCGCTCACCTTAAAAACTATAATTTTACTATCTATGACGAAGAAGACCAACTTAGTCTGGTCAAAGAATGCTTGAAAGAAATAAATCTTGCCTTCCAACCAAAGACTGTCTTATCAAACATATCCAGAGCAAAAGAAAATTTAATCAAACCTCAAGAATATCAAACGGCTAATTACTTTGAAGAAAAGATTAAACAGGTATATGAATTATATCAAACTAAATTAGACGAAAATAATGCCTTAGATTTTGATGATATTTTGATGAAAACCATTCTCTTGTGGCAAGAATCTCCAGAAATTTTACAACTTTACCAGAATAGATTTAAGTATATCTTAGTTGATGAATATCAGGATACAAACTATATTCAATATCTCTTTACCAAAATGTTAGCCCAAAAACATAAGAACATCTGTTGTGTCGGAGATGATGACCAATCAATCTATTCTTTTAGAGGGGCAGATATTAGCAATATATTAGAATTTGAGAAGGACTATGATAATGTGAAAATTATCCGTTTAGAGGAAAATTATCGCTCGACTGAGGTAATTTTGACCATTGCCAATCGGGTGATAAATCATAATCTCAGTCGCAAAGGGAAAACACTCTGGACAAAAAAGAAAGGTGGGAGTCCTGTAATAACTTATATTGCCTCTGATGAACACGCTGAGGCGTCTTTTGTTGCCAGAAAGGTTACAGAAATGAGTAATCAAGGAATTAAATTAAACGATTTTGCCGTGTTATATCGAGTTAATGCCCAATCGCGTGTCTTAGAAGAGGCATTTCGACGGGCAAATATTCCTTACTCGCTTATCGGTGGCATTAGTTTTTATGGCAGAAAGGAAATCAAGGATGTATTAGCTTACCTGAATATCATTGCTAACCCGCAGGATACTTTAAGTTTAAAACGAATCATCAATGTCCCGGCACGCAAGATTGGCAAAACAACTATCCAAAAAATAGAGGAATTTGGCTTTCAAAAAGGCATTCCTCTCTACAAGGCACTAAAACAAATAGATACTGCTGACCTCTTACCTAAAACTACAACCACTTCGATTATGAAATTTGTAGAATTAATAGAAAATTTCACAAAACTTAAAGACTGCAAAAGTGTGCTTGAATTGACAAATGAGGTTATTGTTAAAACAGGATATATGGAAGACTTACAGGAATTAGAAGAAACCGACAGAATTGAGAATATAAAAGAGTTTCTTATCAGTATCGAGGAATTTGAGGCAACAAATGAGGATAAAACTTTAGAGGCATTTTTGTCTAATATCTCGTTATACACTAATATTGACCGTTGGGATGATGAATCAAACAAAATTAGTCTAATGACCTTACATTCAGCCAAAGGATTAGAATTTACTTATGTATTTATTACCGGGGTAGAAGAGGGGTTACTGCCGCATTTCAATGCTGAGGATGAAGAAGAAGAAAGACGACTTTGCTATGTGGGAATGACTCGAGCCAAAGAACAATTATTCTTGAGTTATGCGATGAATAGAAGATTATATGGCGGTGGATTTAGAAAACCCTCAAGATTTCTGCTTGAGGGAAAAGGACAGATTTGAAAAAGTAAAAACCTAATCCCATTAGTTACCCGTTACCAATTACCAGCTACCTGCTTTTACTTTCGTGAAACTCTATTGTCGTGTTGAGTAAGTTTTGCACGGGGCATCATCAGGTTTCGTAACCTGCAAACGGATAATTGGTAATTGGTTAAATAGTTTCGTCCTGAGCTCAGCCGGTAATCCCTCAGTTATCAGTGGTAAAAACTAAATAGAAATTTTCTCTCGCAAAGACGCAAAGTTCGCAAAGATTATAATTTATTCCTTTACGTTCTTTGCGCCTTAGCGAGAAATTTAATCTTTATGCCTTTCTTCCACCAATAACTGAGCGATTACCTCAGCCAAACGGTATTTAATTACCAGTTACCAATCACCAGTTACCAGAATCAAATTCCGTGCGTTATTTGTTCAACACGACACTATCATATTCCGGGGATATATCTATATTCAAGAAGGGCTTTTGTAGAATCTTGCTGGATTTTTTCAAATGGGTTTTTGATTTCCATAAAGTCTAATAAGCGTTTAAATGACTTTTCTTCCTCAACAACTACTGGTTCACCTTCAATATTTGCCAATTTAGCCGTGAATTTTATTACATCTTCATAAGTTCCTAATTCATCGATTAACCCAATTTCCTTTGCCTGTTCACCGGTGAATATCCGACCATCAGCGAGGCTCATTAGTTTTTCTTTCTTAATCTCTGGTCTATTTTCAGCCACAACATTAAAAAATTGGTTATAGGCATTATCAATTACTCCTTGAAGGATTACTTTTTCTTCTTCATTCATTTCTTTAAAAGCAGAACCAATATCTTTATATTTCCCACTTTTAATGATATTAAATTTTACCCCTACCTTTTCAAGAAATCCATGGATACTGGGCAGAGTCATAATGACACCAATACTACCGATTAAAGAACCCTGATTAGCCACAATTTTATCTGCACCACAGGCAATATAATATGCCCCTGACGCGGATATGTCTCCAATGGAAACAACTACTTTTTTCTTTGCCTTTTTAAGTTCTTGTATTTGCTGATATATTTCTTGAACTGCGGCAACTGTTCCTCCGGGGCTATTTATCCTTAATATTACTGCGGCAATATTTGGCTCTTTCTTAAATTTTTTAAGTTGGTCAATGATATATTGTGTGCCACGAAATGGTTTATACAACCCCCCGACATCATCTGAAAGAGTAATCGCTCCATAAATATGAACTACGGCTATCTTCTTTTTTTCTGGCAATAATCCCTTTGGGAATAATGCCTCTTCTACAATCTGTTCCTGGCGAAGGAAAATCGAATAGACTCCCAGCCCAATTGAAATTATACACAAAAGTAAAATAGCTGTAATAACTAAGCTTTCTTTTTTCATTGTTTATCTTCCAACTAATTTTCTAAAGGTTTCTGCATCATGAGAGGCGGCATAGGCCTCTTCAAAGGAAACTAAATTTTTTTGATATAGAACTTTTAATGCCTGTTCTACTGTTTGCATTCCAAATTGTCCGCCCGTATGGATAAGAGTAGTCATCTGGTGAGTTTTTCCTTCACGAATCAAGTTTCTAATCGCCGGTGTGCCCATAAGGATTTCTACAGCAACAACTCTACCTTTTCCATCAGCTCGAGGAATCAATACCTGAGAAATCACACCTTCTAATATCAGTGATAATTGCATCCGAACCTGAGGTTGTTGTTCTGATGGAAAAGAATCAATAAGCCTATCAATAGCTAAAACCACACCACTGGTATGCATCGTTGCCAGAACCAGATGGCCGGTTTCAGCCGCTAAAAGTGTCAAACTCATCGTTTCTAAATCACGCATCTCACCAACCATAATCACATCAGGGTCCTGCCGTAATACCCGGCGTAAAGCATTACTAAAAGATTTAGTATCTACGCCTAACTCCCGTTGATTAATAATTGACATCTTATCCTCAAAAACATATTCAATTGGGTCTTCAATCGTAACAATATGTTTGCGTTGAGTTAAATTGATATTATTCATTATCGCGGCTAATGTTGTTGATTTACCACTGCCAGTAGGACCTGTAACAATAACTAATCCACGCTGTAAATTAGACAATGTCCCTAAAACTGGTGCCGGTAGCACCAACTCCTCAAAATTCCTTATTTTAAGTGGGATATGGCGAAATACCGCTCCAAAAGTCCGTTGTTGCTGAAATAAATTCACTCGAAATCGACCTATCCCTTCTGCCGTATATGCCGTATCTAACTCTGAATCCTCCTCAAATCTCCTTTTTAGTTCATCCGTCGTGATTGCATTTACCATTGCTTTTGTGTCATCTTTAGTCAAAATACTATATCCTTCAATAGGATACAATTTCCCATAAATTCGTAATGAAGGTGGACTTCCGACTTTCATATGTAAATCAGAAGCCTCCTTTTCTATCATTATTTTAAGTAATTCATTAATATTTACCATTTTTAACCCCCTTTTTTTAGTAGAACGCTCTCGGATAAAACTGAGTGTTGATTTTATTGGTCTTCTCCAACAGACAAATTTTCGTAACCGTTCAGGATATAGCCACAGAGTCACAGAGGGAATATATAACTACGAATGAACATAAATTGTAGTACGAGGCTTTAGCCTCGCTTCTGGCAAGCCAAAAGGCGAACCTAAAGATTCGCACTACATTTATGGGATGTCAGAGGTTAATTCGTGTGCATTTGTGGTTAATTTCCTTAATTCTCTGTGAACTCTGTGCCTCTGTGGCTAAACGCTTACAAATTTTCTTCCCCTCCATAGTGAAGGAGAAAGAAACACGGAGGAAGGTCTTTTACCCTCGCTCCTTTAACCTTTTTATCCAACCTGTATCTACTATATTTCTAACAATAGCATATTTTTTAACTTTTGTCAAGAGGCTGACTGAGAATTTTTTTAAAAATATGTAACCGTTCAGGCTATATATCAAAAGTCTAAGAAAGGGGATAAGGAGATAAGAGTGATATGGAGATAAGATAATAGAAATAGATTGAAATTTATAGAAATAGGTAGAAATTGATTGTGGAGTAACTATTCACCACAGAGACGCAGAGGGCACGGAGAATGAACATATTATAAAGAGTAGTATGTATTTACAAATCATCTTAAGGTATTATGGAACAAGAACAGGGTTTGGGCAGTCCATTTTATTATTCTCTGCGTTCTCTGTGCCTCTGTGGTTATATAGCACCTATTAATCGAAATTTGACATAGAGTTCTCTAATCCTCTAATTCACTAATTCGCTAATCTCTAATTCGCTATAGTAAGTTAGCATCATTTATCCACGCTATGTAAAGTTTTGACTAATAACTGCTATAATAGACTGAATAGTTACATTGTGGAAAACAACAAATTTCCATAAATTTCTATTAGTTTCTATTAATTTCAATTTTTTTAATAATATCTCCCTATCTCCTTAATCTCCACATCTCCTTTTGTTACACCACCTGAACGCTTACCATTTCTCATTGGACATTATCCATTTTACATTTAACCGCACAGGTCGAATCTTTTTATTATTCGTGTTCATTCGTGGTTATATATTCCCTCTGTGTTCTCTGTGACTCTGTGGTTATATCTCTAACGGTTACGTCTTCTGCTATTTATCCGTGTTAATCCGTGTCCATCAGTGGCTGAATAATTACAGTAATTCATTTATTTTTGATAATAATTCTGCATCATCAAAAGGCTTGGTAATATAGGCATCTGCCCCTACTTTTTCACCCCATTCCTTATCACTCTTTTGTCCCTTAGCCGTTAACATAATAATAGGAATGTGTTTGTATTGGTCATCTGATTTTAGAATCTGGCAGACCTCGTAGCCACTTTTTTTAGGCATCATCACATCAAGAACAATCAAATCAGGATTCTCTCCCTGTGCCTTATCCAATCCCTCTACGCCATCGGAGGCAGTAATGACATCATAACCTACATTTTCTAATCTAATCTTCAATGCCATGACTAAGTAAGGTTCATCATCTATTACCAATATCTTTTTTTTAGACATCTTTTAACACCTCTTTTATCGTCTTAATCAATTCTTCTGATTCAAATGGCTTGGTGATATAACCATCAGCCTTTAGCACTTGAATCCCTATTAACCTATTACTCAATTCTGTCCGGGCAGTAAGAAAGACAACTTTAATCGCCTTAAGTGAGGCATCTTCTTTAATCTTCCGGCAGACTTCCCAACCATTCATCTTTGGTAACCAGGCATCCAAAAGGACTAAATCAGGTGTTTCTTTATATACCTTATCCAATGCCTCTAAGCCATTAAATGCCGTAATTACTTTATAATTATTTACTTCTAATCTAATTTTTACTGCCTCTACAAGTTGTGGGTCATCATCAACCACTAATATTTTGAACATAGTGTTTTTTACTCCCCTTTGTTTCTCTGGACTTTCGTAAATTTTATGCTACTTCTAAAGTTCTCTTTATCCTTATCAATCGGTTTATTTTGCTTAAAGATGGCAAAATTAGGCTCAAAAGCCTGATGATTTTTTTGCAACTTATCCTTTTTGAAGTTGAGTTGATAAAAAATGCTTCACCTATTTTCTTCCCTTTGTGTCCTTTGCGTTATTACTTTGTGCCCTTTGTGGTTTATCCTTTTTTAACCGCAAAGAAATCGACCGCAAAGAACGCAAAGATTAAAGGAGAAAGGAATCATAGAAAATTCACGAAACTCCAGCCTATGTAAACTTCCAGTTAATAACCGCTATAGATAACGATAATCGTAAGTGTTCAGCCACAGATGAACACGACTGAAACACTGAAAATCCGTGAATCATGTCCTGTATCCGTGTCCGTGGCTGACGGTTTTTCCTCCTGTTGTCCTCTGCCTTCTGCCCTCTGCCTTCTGCTTTTCCTTTCCTATAACATTCCAATTGGGTCAACATCTACATTTATCTTCAAATACCCCGGTATAGTTATTTGGTCTAATGCTGATTTCACTAATTCCCGAAGGGGTTTAGGATTACCTTTAAGAAGTATTTGCCAGCGATATTCTTCCTTTATCTTAGTTAAAGGGCAAGGGGCTGGACCTAAAATAATCACTGTCTTATCCTGGTTATTGCTTCGGAGAATACTACCGAACGTCTGGGCTAATTTAATCGTTTCCTCACCATTTTTACCTTTGATGATAATATTAAGTAGATGAGTATAAGGTGGGTAATTAAGTTCTTTTCTAAATGTAATCTCTTGAGAATAAAAGGTGGCATAGTCCTGTATCTTAGCCGACTGAATAGTAGAATGTTCAGGATTATAGGTTTGAATAATAACTAATCCGGGATTTTGCCCTCTGCCGGCGCGACCAGCAACTTGCGTCAGTAATCCAAATGTCCGTTCTGCGGCACGAAAATCAGGCAGATTTAACCCCACATCTGCTGAAACTACCCCAACTAAGGTTACATTGGGAAAATCTAATCCCTTAGCAATCATTTGTGTGCCAACTAAGATGTCTATTCCACCTGATTTAAAAGAAGAAAGAATATTATCATGAGCCATTTTAGGTGTAGTTGTATCTAAATCCATTCTTGAAATTCTTGAATGTGGAAATAATTTTTGTAATTCATCCTCAACCTTCTGCGTGCCTGTGCCAGAATACCGAATTTGTGTCCCCTGACACTTAGGACAGAATGCGGGGGCTATTTTTTGAAAATTACAATAATGGCATTTGAGCATTTTGTCTGCAAAATGATAGGTTAAAGTAATCTCACAATGTGGACATCTCATCGTCATCCCACAATCACGACATTGAATAAAGGTGGCAAATCCTCGCCGATTTAAGAAAATGATGACTTGCTGTTGTTTGTTTAGTCTGTCTAATATTGCCTCTTTTAATTTCAGGCTAA from bacterium includes the following:
- a CDS encoding ASKHA domain-containing protein; translated protein: MEQHKVIFYPGGEIGNAADGESLLRVAAAAGLYITASCGGNHTCGKCKVIIESGTIEGGISEKLTAEEIKKGYRLACVSKIKSDLTVRIPAESQFSDKRLLEESVSKRLLIPESLKDIRPDYKLDPLLNKYYLELPPPTKEDNIDDFSRVKRAIKSTYKDCSINLFSLNKLPQTLRESNFKITLTLLEEEKNKPKIVNIEEGNTQDRHFALAIDVGTTSIYVRLINLSSGEILATVSDYNAQIGYGEDVITRIVYSLKGDGLKILQEAVVKTIELLITQILNEKNITRQEISYLVAAGNTTMVHLLAGITPKYLREAPYVPVTNSSIEIQASKIGLEFPEYVHLYILPGVASYVGGDITAGVLGTGLFQSDELTLFIDIGTNGEVVLGNKDWLITTSCSAGPAFEGGTIKHGMRATIGAIEQVEIGNDYEPMLITIGHKPPKGICGAGLISLVAELLETGIISQKGKFNTNIDTQRIRTTQGIKEYVLCYADQTDIASDIVITEPDLDDLIRAKGAMYAGICTLLDSVRLTIMDISKIIVAGNLGFHLEIEKAITIGLFPEVSSSKFIFIGNGSLLGTTLCALSKEMFEQVKQIANSMTNIELSDNSEFMNEYIAALFLPHTEEKRFPNTFKMLSPFKQKCK
- a CDS encoding UvrD-helicase domain-containing protein, with amino-acid sequence MTCYQIYGIITLMDILKDLNPQQKEAVLHTNGPLLVLAGAGSGKTRVITYRIAHLLTQGVKPENILGVTFTNKAADEMKKRVELLLGNFFSRSRFWISTFHSACVRILRAHLKNYNFTIYDEEDQLSLVKECLKEINLAFQPKTVLSNISRAKENLIKPQEYQTANYFEEKIKQVYELYQTKLDENNALDFDDILMKTILLWQESPEILQLYQNRFKYILVDEYQDTNYIQYLFTKMLAQKHKNICCVGDDDQSIYSFRGADISNILEFEKDYDNVKIIRLEENYRSTEVILTIANRVINHNLSRKGKTLWTKKKGGSPVITYIASDEHAEASFVARKVTEMSNQGIKLNDFAVLYRVNAQSRVLEEAFRRANIPYSLIGGISFYGRKEIKDVLAYLNIIANPQDTLSLKRIINVPARKIGKTTIQKIEEFGFQKGIPLYKALKQIDTADLLPKTTTTSIMKFVELIENFTKLKDCKSVLELTNEVIVKTGYMEDLQELEETDRIENIKEFLISIEEFEATNEDKTLEAFLSNISLYTNIDRWDDESNKISLMTLHSAKGLEFTYVFITGVEEGLLPHFNAEDEEEERRLCYVGMTRAKEQLFLSYAMNRRLYGGGFRKPSRFLLEGKGQI
- the sppA gene encoding signal peptide peptidase SppA; the protein is MKKESLVITAILLLCIISIGLGVYSIFLRQEQIVEEALFPKGLLPEKKKIAVVHIYGAITLSDDVGGLYKPFRGTQYIIDQLKKFKKEPNIAAVILRINSPGGTVAAVQEIYQQIQELKKAKKKVVVSIGDISASGAYYIACGADKIVANQGSLIGSIGVIMTLPSIHGFLEKVGVKFNIIKSGKYKDIGSAFKEMNEEEKVILQGVIDNAYNQFFNVVAENRPEIKKEKLMSLADGRIFTGEQAKEIGLIDELGTYEDVIKFTAKLANIEGEPVVVEEEKSFKRLLDFMEIKNPFEKIQQDSTKALLEYRYIPGI
- a CDS encoding type IV pilus twitching motility protein PilT; the protein is MVNINELLKIMIEKEASDLHMKVGSPPSLRIYGKLYPIEGYSILTKDDTKAMVNAITTDELKRRFEEDSELDTAYTAEGIGRFRVNLFQQQRTFGAVFRHIPLKIRNFEELVLPAPVLGTLSNLQRGLVIVTGPTGSGKSTTLAAIMNNINLTQRKHIVTIEDPIEYVFEDKMSIINQRELGVDTKSFSNALRRVLRQDPDVIMVGEMRDLETMSLTLLAAETGHLVLATMHTSGVVLAIDRLIDSFPSEQQPQVRMQLSLILEGVISQVLIPRADGKGRVVAVEILMGTPAIRNLIREGKTHQMTTLIHTGGQFGMQTVEQALKVLYQKNLVSFEEAYAASHDAETFRKLVGR
- a CDS encoding response regulator, which gives rise to MSKKKILVIDDEPYLVMALKIRLENVGYDVITASDGVEGLDKAQGENPDLIVLDVMMPKKSGYEVCQILKSDDQYKHIPIIMLTAKGQKSDKEWGEKVGADAYITKPFDDAELLSKINELL
- a CDS encoding response regulator, yielding MFKILVVDDDPQLVEAVKIRLEVNNYKVITAFNGLEALDKVYKETPDLVLLDAWLPKMNGWEVCRKIKEDASLKAIKVVFLTARTELSNRLIGIQVLKADGYITKPFESEELIKTIKEVLKDV